In one window of Aphidius gifuensis isolate YNYX2018 linkage group LG4, ASM1490517v1, whole genome shotgun sequence DNA:
- the LOC122853909 gene encoding probable H/ACA ribonucleoprotein complex subunit 1, translated as MGVYLGGGRGGGGGGGGGGRGGGGRSSGGFRGSGPPSIFVLFGGGQYSESGSTNNGEGAILVILFVPVLIGIIMCIIISCYEEDDKDTVVVTNNSEVVNVNQPQPTTSVFHVGPSVVIQYYNLRLIGFGAIDTFFGLQRSRTHGRSSFNECKHVEVDSTNNAIEIKVFP; from the exons gtGTTTATTTAGGTGGTGGCCGTGGAGGAGGAGGTGGAGGAGGAGGTGGAGGCCGTGGAGGAGGAGGTCGTTCCAGTGGTGGGTTTCGTGGTAGTGGACCTCCCTCAATATTCGTCTTATTTGGAGGTGGACAATACTCAGAAAGTGGATCAACAAATAATGGGGAAGGAGCTATCTTag TTATTCTCTTTGTCCCAGTTCTGATTGGCATAATAATGTGTATCATAATATCATGTTATGAAGAAGATGATAAGGATACTGTTGTTGTGACAAATAATAGCGAAGTTGTAAATGTTAATCAGCCTCAACCTACTACTAGTGTTTTTCATGTAGGACCATCAGTTGTG ATACAGTATTATAATCTACGTTTAATTGGTTTTGGTGcaattgatactttttttggTTTACAAAGATCAAGAACACATGGCCGATCATCATTTAATGAGTGTAAACATGTTGAAGTTGATAGTACTAATAATGCAATTGAAATAAAGGTATTTCCATAA
- the LOC122853908 gene encoding uncharacterized protein LOC122853908 gives MDSLTHSLAEITVHHDGEALQVPLDKNSTVSMISLKSFVPDTIGMTYNKPDGTSALVPLGNDKFYIPQGVKTCFIRVNKNNNFHNGIRNFKGIQLKTMLP, from the exons ATGGATTCATTAACACATTCA CTTGCTGAAATCACAGTGCATCATGATGGTGAAGCACTTCAAGTGCCTTTGGACAAAAATAGCACTGTAAGCATGATTTCTTTGAAGTCTTTTGTTCCTGATACGATTGGGATGACATACAACAAACCTGATGGGACCTCAGCCCTTGTACCACTtggaaatgataaattttatataccacAAGGAGTTAAAACATGTTTCATTCGtgtcaacaaaaataaca attttCATAATGGAATCAGGAATTTTAAAGGgattcaattaaaaacaatgcTTCCGTAA